One part of the Hydrogenobacter sp. T-2 genome encodes these proteins:
- a CDS encoding peptidoglycan D,D-transpeptidase FtsI family protein encodes MHNLKGSNAKILLISFLLFLGFSIITVRIAYIQLIGKESYVDKVVEKFPKASIVRLSTSRGSIKDRRGNDLAISIPTISLFASPHLVQNKEELVRRLSALPGVREKELIERLNSDRRFVWLVRHMDKVYMPYLRAVIRDTGNDRAVGLQEEYKRFYPHGTLASNLVGFVGIDGEGLEGLEYALNKDLKGKEIKGVFYLGRLAVNPLSEDFTSKDVQLTIDLGVQTILEDIRDKIVKQWNPDRVGILLMDAKTGDILGMANYPTFDPNQYQKSSPSQRRNFVVTDLFEPGSVMKPFFIGQALQKGYIKPGIWIDTEGGRTEVFGRYVKDVKPSRKLTLEQVLIKSSNVGTIKVARFLSKKDVEELMQKIHLTDRFNILPGEAKPKLPNFNYPANILYSSIGQGMASNLLNLCVSFNALATNRIVKPRILLDDEPEVLRENIFSPQVFQWLQKNLTKVVEEGTAQRAKSDYFSIAGKTGTSQKFDFKTGRYSREDLVTYFVGYFPASNPQYIAGIMVDRPRGPDPYGGTVAAPYFKELVERVAFYYRLEPDKLSK; translated from the coding sequence ATGCACAATCTCAAAGGTAGTAACGCAAAAATTCTTTTAATATCCTTTCTATTATTTTTAGGGTTTTCCATAATAACCGTAAGGATCGCTTATATACAACTAATAGGAAAGGAAAGTTATGTAGACAAGGTGGTAGAAAAGTTTCCAAAGGCTTCTATAGTGAGACTATCTACTTCCAGAGGTTCTATAAAAGACCGAAGAGGGAACGACCTTGCCATAAGCATTCCTACTATTTCTCTTTTTGCCTCACCTCATCTTGTGCAAAACAAGGAGGAACTCGTCAGAAGGCTTTCTGCCTTACCGGGGGTCAGGGAAAAGGAGCTCATAGAAAGGCTTAACTCAGATAGAAGGTTTGTATGGCTTGTAAGACACATGGATAAGGTTTATATGCCCTACTTAAGGGCGGTTATAAGGGACACAGGCAATGATAGAGCGGTTGGTCTGCAGGAGGAATATAAAAGATTTTATCCTCATGGCACTCTTGCCAGTAACCTTGTAGGCTTTGTAGGTATAGATGGAGAGGGGCTTGAGGGGCTTGAATACGCACTTAACAAGGATTTGAAGGGTAAGGAGATAAAAGGAGTTTTTTACTTAGGGAGGTTGGCGGTAAACCCCCTATCTGAAGATTTTACCTCTAAGGATGTTCAGCTTACCATAGACCTTGGAGTGCAAACCATATTAGAGGATATAAGGGACAAAATCGTCAAACAGTGGAATCCTGACAGGGTGGGTATACTGCTTATGGATGCCAAGACCGGTGACATACTGGGTATGGCAAACTATCCTACCTTTGATCCCAATCAGTATCAGAAATCTTCACCTTCCCAGAGGAGGAACTTTGTAGTCACGGATCTCTTTGAACCGGGCTCTGTGATGAAGCCCTTTTTTATCGGACAAGCTCTTCAGAAGGGCTATATAAAGCCTGGTATATGGATAGACACGGAAGGTGGTAGAACAGAAGTTTTTGGTAGATACGTCAAGGATGTGAAACCTTCAAGGAAGCTTACCCTTGAGCAAGTGTTAATAAAGTCCTCTAATGTGGGAACTATAAAAGTTGCCCGATTCCTTTCAAAGAAGGATGTAGAGGAGCTTATGCAAAAAATACACCTGACAGATAGATTTAATATTCTTCCAGGAGAGGCAAAGCCTAAGTTGCCTAACTTTAATTATCCTGCGAACATTCTCTATTCGAGCATAGGTCAAGGTATGGCTTCAAACCTTCTGAACCTGTGTGTGAGCTTTAATGCCTTGGCTACAAACAGGATAGTAAAGCCAAGAATATTGCTTGATGATGAACCTGAGGTTTTAAGAGAAAACATATTCTCACCACAGGTTTTTCAATGGCTACAGAAAAACCTTACAAAGGTAGTTGAAGAAGGAACAGCTCAAAGGGCTAAATCGGACTACTTTAGCATTGCAGGCAAAACTGGCACTTCCCAAAAGTTTGATTTTAAGACAGGAAGATACTCAAGGGAAGACTTAGTTACATATTTTGTAGGATACTTTCCTGCCAGCAACCCACAGTATATAGCGGGTATAATGGTGGACAGACCAAGAGGACCCGACCCATATGGAGGCACGGTGGCCGCACCCTATTTCAAAGAGCTTGTGGAAAGAGTAGCCTTTTATTACCGATTAGAACCCGACAAGCTCAGCAAGTAA
- the carA gene encoding glutamine-hydrolyzing carbamoyl-phosphate synthase small subunit — translation MKTAILALEDGSYFVGYSFGAEGETAGEVVFNTSMTGYQEILTDPSYKGQIVVMTYTQIGNYGVNNEDVESSKIQVNGLVIKELFPVYSNWRAVKSLHEYLAENHVVGIWGIDTRALVKRIREKGALKGVISTVEQDPIRLVQRARTLPDISELNLVEKVATKEVYFWKEGDWDLRKGYIHKENHKPLIMVVDYGVKRNILRRLTQEGAKVVVVPPYHVERNIEEIKPDALFLSNGPGDPQRVVEGIRLVRKYMEKLPIMGICLGHQIIGLALGGKTYKLKFGHHGGNHPVKDLRDGHIEITAQNHNFAVDSESLREVEITHINLLDETLEGFRHKHLPVFCVQYHPEASPGPHDSKGIFKEFVDLAMSYAQSQR, via the coding sequence ATGAAAACAGCCATATTAGCCTTAGAAGATGGAAGCTACTTTGTAGGATACTCCTTTGGTGCAGAGGGAGAAACCGCAGGAGAGGTAGTTTTTAACACCTCTATGACAGGCTATCAAGAAATTCTCACAGACCCATCCTACAAGGGTCAGATAGTGGTTATGACCTACACTCAGATAGGCAACTATGGTGTAAATAATGAGGATGTGGAGTCTTCTAAAATTCAAGTAAACGGACTTGTTATAAAGGAACTATTTCCTGTATACAGCAATTGGAGAGCGGTAAAGAGTTTACATGAATATCTTGCGGAAAACCATGTAGTGGGTATATGGGGTATAGATACAAGAGCCTTGGTAAAAAGGATAAGGGAAAAGGGCGCACTCAAAGGAGTCATATCCACCGTTGAACAAGATCCTATAAGGCTTGTGCAAAGGGCAAGGACACTTCCTGACATATCAGAATTGAACTTAGTTGAAAAGGTAGCCACTAAGGAAGTCTACTTCTGGAAAGAGGGGGACTGGGACCTTAGAAAGGGGTATATCCATAAGGAAAATCACAAACCTTTAATAATGGTTGTGGACTATGGAGTAAAGAGAAACATACTGCGTAGGCTAACTCAAGAGGGTGCAAAGGTTGTTGTAGTTCCACCTTACCATGTGGAGAGAAATATTGAAGAAATAAAGCCAGATGCTCTTTTCCTTTCCAATGGACCCGGAGACCCACAAAGGGTAGTAGAAGGTATAAGGCTTGTGAGGAAATACATGGAAAAGCTACCTATAATGGGTATATGCTTGGGACATCAAATAATAGGTCTTGCTTTGGGAGGGAAGACATACAAGCTAAAGTTTGGACATCACGGAGGAAACCATCCAGTAAAGGACCTAAGAGACGGGCATATAGAGATAACCGCACAAAACCACAACTTTGCGGTAGACTCAGAAAGTCTAAGGGAAGTGGAGATAACCCATATAAACCTTCTTGATGAAACCCTTGAAGGCTTTAGGCATAAACATCTCCCCGTTTTTTGTGTTCAGTATCATCCAGAAGCATCACCAGGACCACATGACTCCAAGGGCATATTCAAAGAGTTCGTTGACCTTGCAATGAGCTATGCACAATCTCAAAGGTAG
- a CDS encoding carbon starvation CstA family protein yields MRWKDRLILLGLSILGAFAFAVLALSRGEPVGAIWILIATLSIYMIGYRYYSYFIAYKAFEINDNNPTPAHKFYNGLDYVPTNKWVLFGHHFASISGAGPLVGPVLAAQMGYLPGTLWILLGVVLAGAVQDMVVLTISMRKGGKSLGQIAREELGKVGGFITLLVIYSILIILLAVLGLVVIKALAESPWGTFSVFMTIPIAMLMGIYMWHIRPGAVLQSFIFGVVALLISLYVGRLVAQHETLGKVFTLSEPQLAIALMVYGFFASVLPVWLLLAPRDYLSTFLKLGTIILIAIAVAIANPEIKMPAFTQYAFTGYGPVWKGDLFPFLFITIACGAVSGFHALISSGTSPKMLDKEGHVRLVGYGGMLGESLVAIMALIAAVSMEPGLYFAINSPASEIGKTVQEAAQKISSWGFYITPEYLEEIARKIEEPTILSRTGGAPALAIGMALIFAKITGEALLAFWYHFAILFEAVFILTTIDTGTRVGRYILQDLLSGVSSAFRDYRNLWVNVLTSGITVAGWGYFLYVGVIDPYGGIKTLWPLFGISNQLLATTALVVATVYMVNNGKLKYAWITGLPALFLAINTISAGLIRVFHPDKAIGFLAQAEFLKNAIISNTLPATIPSVEIAHRVIFNNYVNAFMAILYVSLVLCVIAIALYRVFVVVRKSS; encoded by the coding sequence ATGAGGTGGAAGGATAGGCTAATACTTCTTGGATTATCTATCTTAGGTGCCTTTGCCTTTGCGGTGCTCGCCCTGTCAAGGGGTGAGCCTGTGGGGGCAATCTGGATTTTAATAGCAACCCTTTCTATCTATATGATAGGTTATAGATACTACTCCTACTTTATAGCCTACAAAGCCTTTGAAATAAACGACAATAATCCCACTCCAGCTCACAAGTTTTACAACGGTCTTGATTATGTGCCTACCAATAAGTGGGTGCTCTTTGGTCATCATTTTGCCTCCATATCGGGTGCTGGTCCTCTTGTGGGTCCTGTGCTGGCAGCACAGATGGGATACTTGCCAGGGACTCTTTGGATACTTCTCGGTGTGGTTTTGGCTGGTGCAGTTCAAGATATGGTGGTGCTAACCATTTCCATGCGTAAAGGGGGCAAGAGCCTTGGGCAGATAGCAAGAGAGGAGCTTGGAAAAGTAGGTGGCTTTATAACCCTTTTGGTCATATACAGCATCCTCATTATACTTCTTGCGGTTCTTGGTCTTGTGGTTATAAAGGCATTGGCGGAAAGTCCGTGGGGAACCTTTTCCGTTTTCATGACCATACCCATCGCCATGCTCATGGGCATTTATATGTGGCATATAAGACCCGGTGCGGTGCTACAGTCCTTTATCTTTGGCGTGGTGGCACTCTTGATAAGTCTCTATGTAGGCAGGCTTGTGGCACAGCACGAGACCCTTGGAAAGGTCTTTACCCTCTCTGAGCCTCAGCTGGCAATAGCCCTAATGGTCTATGGCTTTTTTGCCTCCGTTTTACCCGTTTGGCTTTTGCTCGCTCCAAGGGACTACCTTAGCACCTTCTTAAAGCTGGGAACTATTATCCTTATTGCCATCGCAGTGGCGATAGCAAACCCAGAGATAAAGATGCCTGCCTTTACACAGTATGCCTTTACTGGCTACGGTCCCGTCTGGAAGGGGGACCTCTTTCCCTTTCTCTTTATAACCATCGCATGCGGTGCGGTATCTGGCTTTCATGCACTTATATCCTCGGGAACATCACCTAAGATGCTTGACAAAGAAGGCCATGTGAGGCTTGTAGGCTATGGGGGCATGCTTGGAGAATCCCTTGTGGCGATAATGGCACTCATCGCTGCGGTTTCTATGGAGCCGGGTCTTTACTTTGCCATAAATAGCCCAGCATCAGAGATAGGCAAAACGGTTCAAGAGGCAGCGCAGAAGATATCCAGCTGGGGCTTTTATATAACACCCGAATACCTTGAGGAGATAGCAAGAAAAATTGAAGAGCCTACTATTCTTTCAAGAACTGGTGGAGCACCAGCCCTCGCCATAGGTATGGCTCTTATATTCGCAAAGATAACAGGCGAAGCCCTGCTTGCCTTCTGGTATCACTTTGCCATACTCTTTGAAGCGGTTTTCATCCTAACCACCATAGACACAGGGACGAGGGTAGGCAGATACATTCTTCAAGACCTCCTCTCTGGCGTATCTTCTGCCTTCAGAGACTACAGAAACCTCTGGGTAAATGTGCTTACCAGTGGCATAACGGTAGCTGGCTGGGGATACTTTTTGTATGTGGGAGTTATTGACCCTTATGGGGGCATAAAAACCCTCTGGCCTCTCTTTGGCATATCCAACCAACTTTTGGCAACCACCGCTCTCGTTGTTGCAACCGTTTATATGGTAAACAATGGAAAACTAAAATACGCATGGATAACTGGTCTTCCTGCACTTTTCCTTGCAATAAACACCATAAGTGCTGGTCTTATAAGAGTTTTTCATCCAGATAAGGCGATAGGCTTTCTCGCCCAAGCGGAGTTTCTAAAAAACGCAATAATTTCAAACACCTTACCAGCTACCATTCCAAGCGTAGAAATAGCCCATAGAGTTATCTTTAACAACTATGTAAACGCCTTTATGGCAATTTTGTATGTCTCCCTCGTGCTATGTGTTATAGCCATAGCCTTGTATAGGGTTTTTGTTGTTGTAAGAAAGTCAAGCTAA
- a CDS encoding dienelactone hydrolase family protein: MGRMVSFRKNGVEVSGYLSEPEFGKGPMVLVFHEWWGLVDHIKDVCDRYAKEGFYAFGIDLYGGKTASDPENAGKLMQDLFQNRFAEAKEIVRACIEYFKEQDMGYVPRTGEFMLGATGFCCGGTCTWYFGAEFAQDFKALVPYYGLYSIVPIDFSKIKAPVLAIHAGKDAFIPLSDVLKAIEECNNHGVPAQFLIYSGVDHAFFNDSRPEVYHEEYASDVWEKTIAFFNKHLK; encoded by the coding sequence CAGGTTATCTCTCTGAGCCTGAGTTTGGAAAGGGTCCTATGGTTCTTGTATTCCACGAGTGGTGGGGGCTTGTGGACCACATTAAGGATGTGTGCGATAGGTATGCAAAGGAAGGCTTTTATGCCTTTGGCATTGACCTATATGGGGGCAAAACCGCCAGCGACCCAGAAAATGCAGGAAAACTCATGCAAGACCTTTTCCAAAATAGGTTTGCGGAAGCCAAAGAGATAGTGAGAGCTTGCATAGAATACTTCAAAGAGCAAGATATGGGCTATGTGCCAAGGACCGGTGAGTTTATGCTTGGTGCCACTGGTTTTTGTTGTGGTGGGACATGCACATGGTATTTTGGTGCAGAGTTTGCACAGGATTTTAAGGCTCTGGTGCCTTACTACGGTCTCTATTCCATAGTTCCCATAGACTTCTCAAAGATAAAAGCACCGGTGCTTGCAATTCACGCAGGAAAAGACGCCTTTATACCTCTTTCTGATGTGTTAAAGGCTATCGAAGAGTGCAACAATCATGGTGTTCCCGCACAGTTCCTAATATACTCTGGCGTAGACCATGCCTTCTTTAACGACTCAAGACCCGAAGTTTATCATGAAGAGTATGCAAGCGATGTGTGGGAAAAGACTATCGCCTTCTTCAACAAACACCTTAAATGA